TCAAGAATTTTCTCCCAAACAATTCTCCTGGCATTGGGGTCCAGGCCAATAGTGGGCTCATCGAGAATCATGAGCCTTGGCTTCACCATGAGAGCACACGCTATTTCTAGCCGCCTGAACATTCCTCCAGAGTAGGTCTTCACCAGCCTGTGAGAGGCCTCCTCCAAGTCCATGATATTGAGGACCTCATCTATTGCTTGTTTCCTCTGCTCCGAAGGAATTCCATAGATCTTCGAATATATGAGCAAATTCTCATATCCCGTTAGATCTGTCCAGAGAGAAACCTCCTGGGGAACATATCCAATGAAATTCCTCACATCTGCTGCCCTTTTGACAACATCCAATCCAAATACCTTAGCACTTCCACTAGTAGGCAATAGCTGGGTTGTCAATATTCTAATTAGAGTTGTTTTTCCAGCTCCATTTGGACCTAGGATCGCATGTATGCTTCCCTCTTCTACCGAGAGATCTAGTCCATCTAGAGCCCTTACTCCTCCGCTATAAATTTTAACTAAGTTCTTCACTTCTATTGCATTCGTAAAAAAACGCCTCCAGAGAACTCTACGAATTCTCTGTATCCACACATGCCCTTTTATTCTTTAACCGAATAAAGTTAGTGGAAACAGTATTATTCTTCTTTGCTTCATCTTCATCTTAGGCTTATCCAGAAAGGTGGGGTAGATTGGCATGGAA
The Fervidicoccaceae archaeon genome window above contains:
- a CDS encoding ATP-binding cassette domain-containing protein, translating into MKNLVKIYSGGVRALDGLDLSVEEGSIHAILGPNGAGKTTLIRILTTQLLPTSGSAKVFGLDVVKRAADVRNFIGYVPQEVSLWTDLTGYENLLIYSKIYGIPSEQRKQAIDEVLNIMDLEEASHRLVKTYSGGMFRRLEIACALMVKPRLMILDEPTIGLDPNARRIVWEKILEYKKEFGTTIFFATHYMDEADKYANFVSLIVSGKIIQTGTPEELKASAGGDRISMRLDRQIDGTSDLLLKIDNIRVEKIQGDEIEIVARGAFSILPSIISFMQSRGIKIREIKVQEATLDEAFIALTGKRITEESGNIKELVSERKMIRRGG